A window from Triticum aestivum cultivar Chinese Spring chromosome 6D, IWGSC CS RefSeq v2.1, whole genome shotgun sequence encodes these proteins:
- the LOC123140664 gene encoding pathogen-related protein: protein MASAETGGDKYRSFMDGEGEKNTVWRHGVPPNFDVVNKLFEEERTKEWAEGSVEEKVQRLLKTWEMEMFHKLRPEDQKSVHSQGFTSSTNGMKPLTRKEWTAIGGYNAFLATKLPLEHRIYDPDTETFDSGMETFLTAFPRGFAIEVLDVYCTGPPRVAFKFRHWGYMEGPFKGHPPHGQRVELFGVCIFHVDEEMKVEKAEYFYERGNFLASFLSTPAAAASASGCPVMRGN from the exons ATGGCGTCTGCTGAAACAGGAGGCGACAAGTACCGGTCGTTCATGGACGGCGAGGGCGAGAAGAACACCGTGTGGAGGCATGGAGTCCCTCCCAACTTCGACGTGGTGAACAAGCTCTTCGAGGAAGAGAGGACTAAG GAATGGGCGGAGGGGAGTGTGGAAGAGAAGGTGCAGCGGTTGCTCAAGACATGGGAGATGGAGATGTTCCACAAGTTGCGGCCCGAGGACCAGAAGAGCGTGCACTCCCAGGGATTCACCAGCAGCACCAACG GGATGAAGCCTCTGACCCGAAAGGAGTGGACCGCCATCGGTGGCTACAACGCGTTCCTGGCAACCAAGCTGCCGCTGGAGCACCGCATCTACGACCCGGACACAGAGACGTTCGACTCCGGCATGGAGACGTTCCTCACGGCGTTCCCCCGGGGCTTCGCCATCGAGGTGCTCGACGTCTACTGCACCGGCCCGCCCAGGGTGGCCTTCAAGTTCCGGCACTGGGGGTACATGGAGGGGCCGTTCAAGGGCCACCCTCCTCACGGCCAGCGCGTGGAGTTGTTTGGCGTCTGCATTTTCCAT GTTGATGAGGAGATGAAAGTGGAGAAGGCAGAGTACTTCTACGAGCGCGGCAACTTCCTCGCGAGCTTCTTGAGCACGCCTGCTgctgctgcatcagcttcaggttGCCCTGTGATGAGAGGAAACTAA